One window from the genome of Echinicola vietnamensis DSM 17526 encodes:
- a CDS encoding acyl-CoA thioesterase, whose protein sequence is MSTEKDIARTSAFSRTTITELMIPSYANFGGKIHGGILLSLMDKVAYVTASKHSGAYCVTVSVDTVDFLQPVEVGELVSLMASVNYVGNSSMVVGIKVISENVKVGNVKHTNTCYFTMVAKGEDDKPCRVPKLILEDATDVRRFVEAIYRRKFKQNYETNLKEIKANWEKQDIDKLLEDQRCINQAGKH, encoded by the coding sequence ATGAGTACAGAAAAAGATATCGCGAGAACATCAGCTTTTTCCAGGACCACCATTACGGAATTGATGATTCCTTCCTATGCCAATTTTGGAGGAAAGATTCACGGTGGGATTTTACTTTCCCTGATGGATAAAGTGGCTTATGTGACCGCTAGCAAGCATAGCGGGGCTTACTGTGTGACCGTTTCGGTGGATACGGTGGATTTTTTACAACCTGTGGAAGTGGGCGAATTGGTCTCCCTGATGGCTTCCGTAAATTATGTAGGAAACAGCTCCATGGTGGTAGGCATAAAAGTGATTTCCGAGAATGTGAAAGTGGGGAATGTCAAGCATACCAATACCTGCTATTTTACGATGGTGGCCAAAGGAGAGGATGATAAGCCTTGCCGGGTGCCAAAATTGATTTTGGAAGATGCCACGGACGTGAGAAGGTTTGTAGAAGCCATCTATCGCCGAAAGTTCAAACAAAATTATGAGACCAATTTAAAAGAGATAAAGGCCAACTGGGAAAAGCAAGATATCGATAAGCTGTTGGAAGATCAACGGTGCATAAACCAGGCAGGGAAGCACTAA
- a CDS encoding MATE family efflux transporter: MDLKRLNFKEHFSKTFHLAYPVMLSQLGQVLVGVADSMMVGRLGAEPLAAASLANSIFFVVMMFGTGVSMAITPLVAAADGEGKPRKITRVFNHGFAINGFTGVILFLVIVLASPLLGHMKQPAGVVEQAIPFLGVITLSLIPLMFFQTFRQFAEGLSHTKEAMLITIFCNLVNVFLNWVLIYGHLGFAPMGLNGAGWATLISRVLMAIIMGYFIWKSPLFRKYQLKLDFRKLYFPMFSKLLKIGVPTGFQFIFEVGAFSTAAIMMGWIGVNALAAHQIAINLASISYMMASGLSAAAMVRVGNQLGKNDIKTLREAGFTAFGMIAGFMLLFAGVFIAFKDHLPLLYIGDPEVVEMTAGLLVIAGLFQLSDGIQVVGLGALRGMADVKMPTLITLVAYWVIALPLGYMLAFHWGAEEKGVWYGLLIGLTITGGLLLVRFQQLSLRLLSQKHQRLKVA, translated from the coding sequence ATGGATTTAAAGCGACTGAACTTTAAGGAACATTTTTCAAAAACCTTCCACTTGGCCTATCCCGTAATGCTGAGCCAGCTGGGACAGGTTTTGGTGGGGGTGGCTGATAGTATGATGGTCGGAAGACTGGGCGCCGAACCGCTAGCGGCGGCTTCATTGGCCAATAGTATTTTCTTTGTAGTGATGATGTTTGGAACAGGGGTTTCGATGGCCATCACCCCACTAGTAGCGGCGGCAGATGGCGAAGGAAAGCCCCGGAAGATCACTCGGGTTTTTAACCATGGTTTTGCCATAAATGGTTTTACGGGAGTCATCCTGTTTCTGGTGATCGTTTTGGCTTCGCCTTTACTGGGGCATATGAAACAGCCGGCAGGTGTAGTCGAGCAAGCCATTCCCTTTTTGGGGGTGATTACCCTCTCGTTGATCCCTTTGATGTTTTTTCAGACTTTTCGGCAGTTTGCAGAAGGACTGAGCCATACCAAGGAAGCCATGCTGATCACCATTTTCTGTAATCTGGTCAATGTATTTCTCAATTGGGTGTTGATTTACGGCCATCTTGGATTTGCCCCAATGGGGCTAAATGGAGCAGGTTGGGCCACATTGATTTCACGGGTCCTGATGGCGATCATCATGGGGTACTTTATTTGGAAGAGCCCTTTGTTCAGGAAATACCAGTTGAAGCTGGATTTTAGAAAACTGTACTTTCCGATGTTCAGTAAGCTCTTGAAAATAGGGGTGCCCACTGGTTTTCAGTTTATTTTTGAAGTAGGAGCCTTTAGTACTGCCGCCATCATGATGGGCTGGATAGGGGTCAATGCTCTGGCAGCTCACCAAATAGCGATTAACTTGGCCTCTATTAGCTATATGATGGCCTCTGGATTATCGGCTGCAGCCATGGTGCGGGTCGGAAATCAGCTAGGAAAAAATGATATCAAAACACTTCGTGAGGCTGGCTTTACGGCTTTTGGTATGATTGCAGGATTTATGTTGCTGTTTGCTGGGGTTTTTATTGCCTTTAAGGACCACCTTCCGCTGCTGTATATCGGGGATCCGGAAGTCGTGGAAATGACCGCTGGGCTACTGGTCATTGCAGGCCTTTTTCAGCTTTCAGACGGCATTCAAGTAGTAGGCCTTGGAGCACTGCGGGGCATGGCGGACGTAAAAATGCCCACCCTCATTACCTTGGTGGCCTATTGGGTGATTGCACTTCCATTAGGGTATATGCTGGCATTTCATTGGGGTGCTGAGGAGAAAGGTGTTTGGTATGGCCTGTTGATTGGTTTGACCATAACGGGCGGTTTGCTCCTTGTCCGGTTTCAGCAGCTGAGCTTACGATTGCTTTCACAAAAGCATCAGCGGTTGAAAGTGGCCTGA
- a CDS encoding Lrp/AsnC family transcriptional regulator: MDNHIRVKFDKIDRKILEILQANAKITNAQLSKDIGLSPAPTLERVKKLEQSGIIKSYHAKLDPERIGLGVSTFVLVSLIGHNKANIDAFMKEIEAIPEVIECHHITGTGDFILKIISKDITSYQKLMLEKVSEIKEVDSMQSMVILSTFKDSKVLPIPA; the protein is encoded by the coding sequence ATGGATAATCACATAAGAGTAAAATTCGACAAAATTGATCGCAAAATCCTTGAGATTCTTCAGGCAAACGCGAAAATTACCAATGCACAACTTTCCAAAGATATTGGTCTTTCTCCTGCCCCTACGTTGGAGCGAGTAAAGAAGCTTGAGCAGTCTGGTATTATCAAGAGCTATCATGCAAAATTGGATCCGGAAAGAATCGGTCTTGGGGTGAGTACGTTCGTATTGGTGAGCCTTATCGGCCATAACAAAGCCAATATTGATGCTTTCATGAAAGAAATCGAAGCGATTCCGGAAGTAATCGAATGTCACCACATCACTGGAACAGGAGATTTTATTTTGAAAATCATTTCCAAAGACATTACTTCATACCAGAAATTGATGTTGGAGAAGGTAAGTGAGATTAAAGAGGTGGATTCCATGCAGTCAATGGTCATCCTGTCTACCTTTAAAGACAGCAAAGTACTGCCCATCCCTGCTTAA
- a CDS encoding NUDIX domain-containing protein, translated as MEENPWKTKTRKLMYSNPWIALEEHEVVTPAGTDGVYGKVSFKNKAMAILPVDEELNTWLVGQFRYAIDEYSWEIPEGGSPIGEDILEGAKRELKEETGLAADKWTPIMRFHTSNSVTDEEGFAYLAEGLTEGETAFEDTEKIEVKKLPLKAVVQMVMDGEITDVISVAVILKAARMLGI; from the coding sequence ATGGAAGAAAATCCTTGGAAGACCAAGACTAGGAAACTGATGTATTCTAACCCATGGATAGCGCTAGAGGAACATGAGGTGGTTACTCCGGCAGGAACGGATGGGGTGTATGGGAAAGTGTCGTTTAAAAATAAGGCCATGGCGATCTTGCCTGTAGACGAGGAACTCAATACGTGGCTGGTGGGGCAGTTTCGGTATGCCATCGACGAATACAGTTGGGAAATCCCCGAGGGAGGAAGCCCGATAGGAGAGGATATCCTTGAAGGAGCCAAAAGAGAGTTGAAAGAAGAGACGGGATTGGCCGCAGATAAGTGGACGCCCATCATGCGCTTCCATACTTCCAATTCCGTAACCGATGAGGAAGGCTTTGCCTATTTGGCCGAGGGCCTGACGGAAGGCGAGACGGCATTTGAAGATACCGAGAAGATTGAGGTGAAAAAGCTGCCACTGAAAGCGGTTGTGCAGATGGTGATGGATGGTGAAATTACCGATGTGATCAGTGTGGCCGTTATCTTGAAAGCAGCCAGGATGCTTGGGATATGA